Proteins found in one Arachis stenosperma cultivar V10309 chromosome 8, arast.V10309.gnm1.PFL2, whole genome shotgun sequence genomic segment:
- the LOC130945747 gene encoding uncharacterized protein LOC130945747, with product MDLSKVGERILNSVISTTSRSQLLPLSDRPEIPARAAAAAAIARAIARLPPHQRYSLSTSSEELSSIYGRRPHDQVVEELEDGFYEEDFDPVRHVLVHLSANENEKIYFEKQAALRLTQLDRVAEHLSRHVMEHHEVMVKGMNLVRELERDLRIANVISMNGRRHLTSSVNEVSRDLIVNSYSKKKQALLDLLPILTELHRAFVMKSTLESLVEEGSYCKAFQVFSEYLQVLDSLSELSVIQEMSQGVEVWLGITLQKLDGLLLEICQEFKQDGYITVIDAYALMGDTTGLAEKIQSFFMQEVISETNSVLKFIVQEEEEFPSQNSRLTYSDLCLHIPESKFRQCLLRTLAILFEIMCSYHEIMDFQLERKDSVDQTSNTCNNDISCSPGEAQEVVSDVRASNNSVFSPGDVMCGSSYREESATVTSLAENNVNDGSPSSGSHDPVAEASRKEDNIESSIDSPWYHLRKDATAFVSQTLQRGCKNLWHLTTSRVSVLISSSAAASASIHQFLKNYEDLTVFILAGEAFCGIEAVEFRQKLKLVCENYFITFHKQNVHALKVVLEKDSWLKLPPDTVQLVSFAGLTGDGAPLISLTNTKSTNTSAIDLDKSVNFTHNRARKSGFSDWIRRGNPFLLTSSTPKEGHGYSQPNGMIHGDIIDGGSRNNFGGDKVQPKKNDSVQMKGDDSVSEDENEDLLADFIDEDSQLPSRISKLNLKRGYASHCNDDENTAHTGSSLCLLRCMDKYARLMQKIEVINVEFFKGICQSFEIFFHFIYETFGQLNSSSSGKSSPCSHNHRLKTALSRIKQDCDMWMMKPQSSPTSLGSPFVHAELTPTSPPGMNFGHSSGNSLGLTERCVAVDALSLVARTLNRSRAHLRSMLLQSNTTVLEDFYVHLVDAVPDLIEHVHRTTARLLLHVNGYIERIANSKWEVKELGLEHNGYVDLLLGEFKHYAARLAHGGIRKEIQDKLLDYGLEILAETLVEGLSRVKRCSDEGRALMSLDLQVLINGLQHLLSLNVKSKLQMVETYIKAYYLPDKEYVQWAHAHPVYSKSQIVGLVNLVASMKGWKRKTRLQVLEKIE from the exons ATGGATTTGTCCAAGGTTGGAGAGAGGATCTTGAACTCCGTCATATCCACCACATCGCGCAGCCAGCTGCTTCCCCTCTCTGATCGCCCCGAg ATTCCTGCTCGAGCTGCTGCGGCAGCTGCAATTGCTCGTGCTATTGCAAGATTGCCTCCTCACCAGAGGTATAGCCTTTCAACGAGTTCCGAGGAGTTGAGTTCCATATATGGGAGGAGACCTCATGATCAAGTGGTGGAGGAACTGGAGGATGGATTCTATGAAGAG GACTTTGATCCAGTTAGGCATGTTTTGGTGCATCTTTCAGCAAACGAAAACGAGAagatatattttgaaaaacag GCTGCCCTTAGATTGACACAATTGGATAGAGTAGCAGAGCATTTATCACGTCATGTTATGGAGCATCATGAAGTAATGG TGAAGGGGATGAATTTGGTCAGGGAATTAGAAAGAGACTTGAGGATTGCTAATGTCATCAGCATG AATGGAAGAAGACACTTGACATCATCTGTCAATGAGGTTTCAAGGGATCTGATTGTGAATTCTTATTCAAAAAAGAAACAAGCTCTTCtg GACCTGCTTCCAATCTTGACTGAACTTCATCGTGCATTTGTTATGAAATCAACACTTGAATCCCTCGTTGAGGAAGGGAGTTACTGCAAG GCATTTCAAGTGTTTTCTGAGTATTTGCAAGTCTTAGATAGCTTGTCAGAGCTCTCAGTAATACAAGAGATGAGTCAGGGTGTGGAG GTTTGGCTAGGAATAACTCTACAGAAGCTGGATGGTCTTTTATTGGAAATATGCCAGGAGTTCAAGCAAGATGGGTATATAACA GTAATCGATGCATATGCATTAATGGGAGATACAACTGGCCTTGCTGAAAAGATACAAAGTTTCTTCATGCAAGAAGTTATATCAGAAACCAACTCTGTGTTAAAATTTATTGTGCAAGAG GAGGAAGAGTTTCCTTCACAAAATAGTAG GCTCACTTACAGCGATCTATGCCTTCACATACCTGAATCTAAGTTTAGACAGTGCTTATTAAGAACATTGGCTATTCTATTTGAAATTATGTGTTCATACCACGAAATTATGGATTTTCAGCTAGAAAGAAAG GATTCAGTAGACCAAACTTCAAATACGTGCAACAATGACATTTCCTGCAGTCCAGGTGAGGCTCAGGAAGTTGTTTCAGATGTAAGAGCCAGCAACAATTCTGTGTTCAGTCCTGGGGATGTAATGTGTGGCTCGTCTTATAGGGAGGAATCTGCAACAGTTACCTCACTAGCTGAAAATAATGTAAATGATGGTTCACCATCAAGTGGTTCTCATGATCCAGTTGCTGAGGCTTCTAGAAAGGAGGacaacatagaatcaagcattgattCCCCATGGTATCATCTTCGCAAAGATGCAACAGCATTTGTTTCACAAACTCTTCAAAGAGGATGCAAGAATCTATGGCATCTTACTACTAGTCGTGTGTCAGTATTGATTTCTtcttctgctgctgcttctgCTAGTATTCATCAGTTcctgaaaaattatgaagaccTCACTGTCTTCATATTGGCTGGGGAAGCCTTTTGTGGAATTGAAGCAGTTGAATTCAGGCAGAAGTTGAAGCTCGTCTGTGAAAACTATTTTATAACTTTTCATAAACAAAATGTACAT GCACTTAAAGTGGTTTTGGAGAAAGATTCTTGGTTAAAATTACCTCCAGATACAGTGCAACTTGTCAGTTTTGCTGGACTTACTGGTGATGGTGCACCATTGATTTCTTTAACTAATACCAAATCAACTAATACCAGTGCAATTGATTTGGATAAATCAGTAAACTTCACACACAATAGAGCTAGGAAAAGTGGGTTTTCTGATTGGATTAGAAGGGGAAACCCATTTTTGCTAACATCATCAACCCCTAAAGAAGGTCATGGTTACTCCCAACCCAATGGAATGATTCATGGTGATATTATAGATGGGGGCTCAAGAAACAACTTCGGGGGTGATAAAGTCCAGCCTAAGAAAAATGATTCAGTTCAAATGAAGGGTGATGATTCTGTTTCTGAAGATGAAAATGAGGATCTTCTTGCTGACTTTATTGATGAAGACAGCCAACTACCTAGTCGAATTTCAAAACTGAATCTTAAAAGAGGTTATGCTTCCCATTGTAATGATGATGAGAATACAGCACACACTGGATCTTCGCTATGTTTGCTAAG GTGTATGGATAAATATGCAAGGCTTATGCAGAAAATAGAAGTAATAAATGTTGAATTCTTTAAG GGAATATGCCAGTCGTTTGAgatttttttccattttatATATGAAACTTTTGGTCAGCTGAATAGTAGTTCAAGTGGAAAAAGTTCACCCTGTTCTCATAATC ATCGGCTGAAGACAGCCTTGTCCAGAATAAAGCAAGACTGTGACATGTGGATGATGAAACCCCAGTCATCACCCACGTCTTTAGGTTCACCATTTGTACATGCAGAGTTGACCCCTACAAGTCCTCCTGGCATGAATTTTGGTCATTCTTCAGGGAATTCATTGGGTCTCACG GAAAGGTGTGTAGCTGTTGACGCTCTGTCTCTTGTTGCTCGGACACTGAATAGATCCAGAGCTCATCTCCGATCAATGCTTTTGCAGAGTAATACAACTGTACTTGAGGATTTCTATGTGCATCTG GTGGATGCTGTTCCAGATCTTATAGAGCATGTTCATAGGACAACAGCAAGACTCCTTCTTCATGTTAATGG GTACATCGAACGCATTGCCAATTCTAAATGGGAAGTGAAAGAGCTAGGTCTAGAGCATAATGG GTATGTTGATTTATTGCTGGGGGAATTTAAGCATTATGCAGCGCGACTTGCTCATGGTGGAATTCGTAAAGAG ATTCAAGACAAACTATTGGACTATGGACTTGAGATCCTAGCAGAAACGCTTGTCGAAGGACTTTCACGGGTGAAGAGATGTAGTGATGAAGGACGAGCTCTAATGTCATTGGATTTGCAG